AGCCCATGCCGGGTTCGGTGATCAGGTATCGCGGATGCGAAGGGTCCGCTTCCAGTTTGCGCCGTAGCTGGGCCATGTAGACGCGCAGGTAGTTGGTGTTCTCCCCGTAGGTCGGGCCCCAGACCTCCAGTAGAAGCCGACTCTGGGTGATCAGCCGTCCCGGGTGGGTGATGAGGATTTCCAGCAGGTGCCACTCGGTCGGGGTGAGCCGTACGGTGCGCTCGCCACGGCGAACCTTCTTCGCGACCAGATCGACGGTGAACTCGTCGGTCGTGACCACGGCGACTTCGTCGGCCTGCGAAGCCGTGGGCGCTTCATGCCTCCGCGCCGCCGCCCGCAGCCGTGCCAGCAGCTCGTCCATGCTGAACGGTTTCGTCACGTAGTCGTCGGCGCCGGCGTCCAGGGCTCGGATCTTGTCCTCGGAGGTGTGGCGGGCGGAGAGGACCAGGATGGGGACCTTGCTCCAGCCGCGGACGGCCTTGATGACTTCGATGCCGTCCATGTCGGGGAGGCCGAGGTCCAGCACTATGACGTCCGGCTTGCGTGCGGCCGCGAGCCGCAGGGCCGAGCCGCCGTCGGGGGCCTCTTCGACCTCGAACTTGCGCGCCTGGAGGTTGATCTTTAGCGCGCGGACGAGCTGAGGGTCGTCCTCCACCACCAGCACCCGGGTCATCGGTGTGCAGCCTTTCCTTCGTAACGGGCACGGTGAGAGCCGGCGGGGGCCGGGCCCCGCCCAGCGGCAGCTGGGGGAGCTCCGCGCCCTGCCGGCTCTCGGTCCGTGCGATGTGGAGCTCAGCTCTTGGAGAGCGCCTTCAGGGCGATGTTGAGCTCCAGGACATTGACGCGGGGCTCACCCATGAAGCCGAGCGTGCGGCCCTCGGTGTGGTCCTCGACCAGCTTCTCGACCTGCTTGACGTCGAGCTTGTTCTGCTCGGCGACCCGGTGGACCTGGAGCTTGGCGTATTCCGGGGAGATGTTCGGGTCGAGGCCGGAGCCGGAGGAGGTGACGGCGTCGGCCGGCACGTCCTGCGGCTTCACCGCATAGGTGGCAGTGGTGTTGTCCGCGACGACCGCGGCCTTGGCGTCTTCGACCAGCTTGACCAGATCCGGGTTGTCGGCAGCCTTGTTGGTGGCACCCGAGAGGATCAGCGAGTACTGCATGTTGACGCTGTTGGAGCCGAGGCCGTTGGAGGGGCGGGGCTGGAACCACTTGAGGTCCGGCTTCACGGCCTCTTCGGCGTCGTTCGGGTCGTTCTTCGGCAGGTTGTAGCTCTGGCCGATGAGGGAGGAGCCGACGACCTGGCCGCTCTTGTCCTTGATCTCGGAGCCGTTGGCCTTGTCGTTGAAGAGGGCCTGGGCGACGCCGGTGACGGCGAGTGGGTAGAGGACCCCGCAGATCACGGTCAGAACGAGAAGGGCTCGCAGGCCCGCGCCGATCAGCCGGACGGTGTTGCCTACTGAGTTGTTCATTGTCGTCTCAGCCGATTCCGGGGATGAGGGAGATGAGCAGGTCGATGAGCTTGATGCCGATGAACGGGGCGATCAGACCGCCCACGCCGTACAGTCCGATGTTGCGGCGGAGCATCTTGTCGGCGCTGGTCGGCTTGTACTGGACGCCCTTGAGGGCGAGCGGCACGAGGGCGATGATGATCAGTGCGTTGAAGATGACTGCGGAGAGGATCGCCGACTCGGGCGAGGACAGGCCCATGATGTTGAGCTTGTCGAGGCCCGGGTACACCACCGCGAACATGGCAGGGATGATCGCGAAGTACTTCGCGACGTCGTTGGCGATGGAGAAGGTCGTCAACGCTCCCCGCGTGATCAGCAGTTGCTTGCCGATCTCGACGATCTCGATGAGCTTGGTGGGGTCGGAGTCCAGGTCCACCATGTTCCCGGCCTCCTTGGCGGCCGAGGTACCCGTGTTCATGGCCACGCCGACGTCTGCCTGGGCGAGCGCCGGGGCGTCGTTCGTACCGTCACCGGTCATCGCGACGAGCTTGCCGCCCGCCTGCTCCCGCTTGATGAGGGCCATCTTGTCCTCGGGGGTGGCCTCGGCGAGGAAGTCGTCGACACCCGCCTCCTCGGCGATGGCCTTCGCGGTCAGGGGGTTGTCGCCCGTGATCATGACGGTCTTGATGCCCATGCGGCGCAGTTCCTCGAACCGCTCCCGCATGCCCTCCTTGACCACGTCCTTGAGGTGGATCACGCCCAGCACGCGGGCGCCCTTCTCGTCCTTGACGGCGACGAGCAGCGGCGTACCGCCGGCCTCCGAGATCTTGTTGGCGAGGGTGTCGGCGTCGTCGGAGACCTGGCCACCCTGCTCCCGGACCCAGGTGATGACGGATCCGGCCGCACCCTTGCGGGTCTGCTTACCGTCCACATCCACGCCCGACATACGAGTCTGCGCGGTGAAGGCGATCCACTCGGCCTGGGACAGCTCGCCCTGGTGGCGTTCCCGCAGGCCGTACTTCTCCTTCGCGAGGACGACGATGGAGCGGCCCTCGGGGGTTTCGTCGGCGAGGGAGGAGAGCTGGGCGGCGTCCGCCAGCTCCGCCGCCGTGGTGCCCTTGACGGGGACGAACCCGGAGGCTTGGCGGTTGCCGAGGGTGATGGTGCCGGTCTTGTCGAGCAGCAGCGTGGAGACGTCTCCGGCGGCTTCCACCGCACGACCGCTCATCGCGAGGACGTTGCGCTGGACCAGGCGGTCCATGCCCGCGATACCGATCGCGGAGAGCAGCGCGCCGATGGTCGTGGGGATGAGGCAGACCAGCAGGGCCGTCAGCACGATCATCGACTGCTCGGCGCCCGCGTAGATCGCGAACGGCTGCAGGGTCACCACGGCGAGCAGGAAGACGATGGTCAGCGAGGCGAGCAGGATGTTGAGCGCGATCTCGTTGGGCGTCTTCTGGCGGGCGGCGCCCTCGACGAGGGCGATCATGCGGTCGATGAAGGTTTCGCCGGGCTTGGTCGTGATCTTGATGACGATGCGGTCGGAGAGGACCTTCGTGCCGCCGGTGACCGCGGAGCGGTCGCCGCCGGACTCGCGGATGACGGGCGCGGACTCGCCGGTGATGGCGGACTCGTCGACGGAGGCCACGCCCTCGACGACGTCGCCGTCGCCGGGGATGATGTCGCCGGCCTCGCAGACCACCAGGTCGCCGATGCGCAGCTCCGCGCCGGGCACCTGCTCCTCGCCCTTGCCGTCCTTGGTCAGACGGCGGGCGACGGAGTCGGTCTTCGCCTTGCGCAGGGTGTCGGCCTGGGCCTTGCCGCGGCCCTCGGCCACGGCTTCGGCGAGGTTGGCGAAGATCGTGGTCAGCCACAGCCAGGCGGTGATCGCCCAGCCGAACCAGTCCGTGGGGTCCTTGATCGCGAGCACGGTCGTGACGACCGAGCCGATCAGGACCACGAACATGACCGGCGACTTGATCATGATCCGCGGGTCGAGCTTGCGGATCGCGTCCGGGAAGGACTTCAGCAGCTGCTTGGGGTCGAAGAGGCCGCCGCCCACGCGTCCGCCGCCCGGCTTGTGGCCGGTGGGCACGTC
Above is a genomic segment from Streptomyces sp. NBC_01233 containing:
- a CDS encoding potassium-transporting ATPase subunit C is translated as MNNSVGNTVRLIGAGLRALLVLTVICGVLYPLAVTGVAQALFNDKANGSEIKDKSGQVVGSSLIGQSYNLPKNDPNDAEEAVKPDLKWFQPRPSNGLGSNSVNMQYSLILSGATNKAADNPDLVKLVEDAKAAVVADNTTATYAVKPQDVPADAVTSSGSGLDPNISPEYAKLQVHRVAEQNKLDVKQVEKLVEDHTEGRTLGFMGEPRVNVLELNIALKALSKS
- the kdpB gene encoding potassium-transporting ATPase subunit KdpB, whose amino-acid sequence is MSTATPTRAPHQDVPTGHKPGGGRVGGGLFDPKQLLKSFPDAIRKLDPRIMIKSPVMFVVLIGSVVTTVLAIKDPTDWFGWAITAWLWLTTIFANLAEAVAEGRGKAQADTLRKAKTDSVARRLTKDGKGEEQVPGAELRIGDLVVCEAGDIIPGDGDVVEGVASVDESAITGESAPVIRESGGDRSAVTGGTKVLSDRIVIKITTKPGETFIDRMIALVEGAARQKTPNEIALNILLASLTIVFLLAVVTLQPFAIYAGAEQSMIVLTALLVCLIPTTIGALLSAIGIAGMDRLVQRNVLAMSGRAVEAAGDVSTLLLDKTGTITLGNRQASGFVPVKGTTAAELADAAQLSSLADETPEGRSIVVLAKEKYGLRERHQGELSQAEWIAFTAQTRMSGVDVDGKQTRKGAAGSVITWVREQGGQVSDDADTLANKISEAGGTPLLVAVKDEKGARVLGVIHLKDVVKEGMRERFEELRRMGIKTVMITGDNPLTAKAIAEEAGVDDFLAEATPEDKMALIKREQAGGKLVAMTGDGTNDAPALAQADVGVAMNTGTSAAKEAGNMVDLDSDPTKLIEIVEIGKQLLITRGALTTFSIANDVAKYFAIIPAMFAVVYPGLDKLNIMGLSSPESAILSAVIFNALIIIALVPLALKGVQYKPTSADKMLRRNIGLYGVGGLIAPFIGIKLIDLLISLIPGIG
- a CDS encoding response regulator, coding for MTRVLVVEDDPQLVRALKINLQARKFEVEEAPDGGSALRLAAARKPDVIVLDLGLPDMDGIEVIKAVRGWSKVPILVLSARHTSEDKIRALDAGADDYVTKPFSMDELLARLRAAARRHEAPTASQADEVAVVTTDEFTVDLVAKKVRRGERTVRLTPTEWHLLEILITHPGRLITQSRLLLEVWGPTYGENTNYLRVYMAQLRRKLEADPSHPRYLITEPGMGYRFEP